Proteins encoded within one genomic window of Dermatophilus congolensis:
- a CDS encoding YggS family pyridoxal phosphate-dependent enzyme yields MSKAGAMNEGLEGALVERECELRRNLEMVRGRIESACVRSGRSVDSVQLVVVTKFFPATDVAALVRCGVTDVGESRDQEAVAKVGEVARLCGEISMPRWHFVGQVQSKKAVSIARYADVVQSVDRPKLVTALAGAASRAGRRLDVLLQVDLRSSEAISEDPGRGGVPPAELARLADFVMQHKDLRLRGLMSVAPRNVEPAAAFAELFCARERFLCNHPSATWLSAGMSGDFEEAIQAGATHVRVGSAILGSRSTYG; encoded by the coding sequence GTGAGTAAAGCGGGTGCTATGAATGAGGGGTTAGAGGGCGCGTTGGTGGAGCGTGAGTGTGAGTTGCGCAGGAACCTTGAGATGGTGCGTGGGCGGATTGAGTCTGCGTGTGTGCGTTCTGGGCGTTCTGTTGATTCTGTGCAGCTTGTTGTGGTGACGAAGTTTTTTCCTGCGACTGATGTGGCGGCGTTGGTTAGGTGTGGTGTGACTGACGTGGGGGAGAGTCGTGATCAGGAGGCTGTGGCCAAAGTTGGCGAAGTTGCCCGTTTGTGTGGTGAGATATCCATGCCTCGTTGGCATTTCGTTGGTCAGGTGCAGTCGAAAAAAGCAGTTTCGATTGCGCGCTACGCGGATGTCGTGCAGTCAGTGGATCGGCCTAAGCTTGTGACAGCTTTGGCTGGTGCTGCGAGTCGAGCGGGGCGAAGGCTTGATGTGCTGCTGCAGGTGGACCTGCGTTCGTCTGAGGCGATCTCTGAAGATCCCGGGCGGGGTGGTGTTCCCCCAGCTGAGCTTGCTCGGTTGGCTGACTTTGTAATGCAGCACAAGGATTTGCGACTACGAGGCCTGATGAGCGTCGCTCCAAGAAACGTTGAACCCGCGGCCGCATTCGCGGAACTGTTCTGTGCGCGTGAGCGTTTCTTGTGTAATCACCCCAGTGCCACTTGGCTTTCCGCGGGGATGAGCGGCGATTTTGAAGAGGCTATCCAAGCGGGGGCCACGCATGTGCGTGTCGGTAGCGCAATCCTGGGGTCCCGGTCTACGTACGGGTAG
- a CDS encoding cell division protein SepF — MAGALHKAMVYLGLTDEVDRYDEEYANGYRRATDGAADGRDHRSRGHHAASAVSEREAQGDEWGASQADTPTPIRRSTPVSSAAAVAQEDVHDSEEYHAEVAQFPRRVPVSEVVDDVEVMGVHRITTIHPRTYNEAKKVGEAFRDGTPVIMNLSDLDDADAKRLVDFAAGLVFGLAGSIERVTNKVFLLSPSDVEVTTTSEVEDSGAHAGVFDQH; from the coding sequence ATGGCAGGTGCCCTGCACAAGGCAATGGTGTACCTGGGTCTGACCGATGAGGTCGACCGTTATGACGAGGAGTACGCCAACGGATACCGTCGTGCCACAGATGGCGCAGCGGATGGTCGCGATCACCGGTCTAGGGGGCATCACGCTGCGTCCGCTGTGTCGGAGCGGGAAGCTCAGGGGGATGAGTGGGGGGCTTCGCAAGCAGATACTCCTACTCCTATCCGTCGTTCGACGCCGGTGTCGTCGGCTGCGGCGGTTGCCCAGGAGGATGTGCATGATAGTGAGGAATATCACGCTGAAGTGGCGCAGTTTCCGCGTCGGGTTCCTGTTTCAGAGGTAGTTGACGATGTGGAGGTCATGGGCGTGCATCGCATTACCACCATTCACCCTCGTACGTATAACGAGGCTAAGAAGGTGGGAGAGGCGTTCCGTGATGGGACGCCGGTGATCATGAATCTGTCGGATCTGGATGACGCGGATGCTAAGCGTTTGGTGGATTTTGCGGCGGGTTTGGTGTTTGGATTGGCCGGGTCGATTGAGCGGGTGACGAACAAGGTGTTTCTTTTGTCGCCTTCTGATGTGGAGGTGACGACCACGTCTGAAGTCGAGGACAGTGGTGCACATGCCGGAGTGTTTGATCAGCACTAA
- a CDS encoding YggT family protein encodes MQGFFALVAWLLNLYMFVLIARLVIDWIQLLARDWRPKGVILMLCEGVYTVTDPPLKALRKAIPPLRLGAVALDLSFLVLILMISLLVGFFQQLS; translated from the coding sequence ATGCAGGGATTTTTTGCTCTTGTGGCGTGGTTGCTGAACCTCTACATGTTCGTGTTGATTGCCCGGCTGGTCATTGACTGGATTCAGCTCTTGGCACGTGATTGGCGCCCTAAGGGCGTGATTCTTATGCTTTGCGAGGGTGTCTACACGGTGACGGATCCGCCTCTGAAAGCCTTGCGGAAAGCTATTCCTCCGCTGCGTTTGGGGGCTGTTGCGTTGGATCTGTCGTTCCTCGTACTCATTCTCATGATTTCCTTGCTGGTAGGCTTTTTTCAACAGCTCAGTTGA
- a CDS encoding DivIVA domain-containing protein, which yields MALTPEDILNKNFTATQFRRGYDEQEVDDFLDEIVAEFRRLNAENADLRRRAETGGGGATDGRIDPAQLEAEVAERIAAVKRRAEEQVAAVEREAEKRIAAAREEAAAQASAAPPAPSPVAESGSTDAAGVIALAQRVHDEYVAQGKAEHERLVNEATVTRDKMMSEVRVQRDSMLADATTKRDTLLREAQQRHDDLVRTGQQKHADLVSSAQEQHDRLTGEAQATHTRLLGEARSEADQLVGEAQRRRQEILAALEGEKSSLEAAISGLRSFESEYRTRLRSYLEKQLGALESQAPMAPAGLGDA from the coding sequence ATGGCTCTCACGCCAGAAGACATTCTCAACAAAAACTTCACAGCCACTCAGTTCCGTCGTGGGTACGACGAGCAGGAGGTCGACGACTTCCTTGACGAGATCGTTGCGGAGTTCCGTCGACTCAACGCTGAGAACGCGGACTTGCGGCGGCGTGCTGAGACCGGTGGCGGCGGCGCCACCGATGGTCGCATTGACCCTGCACAGCTCGAGGCCGAGGTGGCCGAGCGTATCGCTGCGGTGAAGCGGCGTGCCGAAGAGCAGGTTGCTGCGGTTGAGCGTGAGGCAGAGAAGAGGATCGCCGCGGCTCGTGAGGAGGCAGCTGCTCAGGCCAGTGCAGCTCCGCCTGCGCCGAGTCCCGTGGCTGAGTCCGGCTCTACTGATGCCGCCGGTGTTATCGCCCTGGCTCAGCGGGTGCACGATGAGTACGTTGCGCAGGGTAAAGCTGAGCACGAGCGCTTGGTGAATGAGGCGACGGTTACTCGCGACAAGATGATGAGCGAGGTCCGGGTTCAGCGGGATTCCATGCTGGCTGATGCCACTACTAAGCGTGACACGTTGTTGCGAGAAGCTCAGCAGCGGCATGATGACTTGGTGCGTACTGGTCAGCAGAAGCACGCTGACTTGGTTTCCTCCGCGCAGGAACAGCATGATCGGTTGACGGGCGAGGCTCAGGCCACGCATACGCGTTTGCTTGGTGAGGCGCGCAGTGAAGCTGATCAGCTTGTCGGTGAGGCGCAGCGCCGTCGTCAGGAAATTTTGGCGGCCTTGGAGGGGGAGAAATCTTCTTTGGAGGCTGCTATCAGTGGCTTGCGTTCTTTTGAGTCTGAGTACCGTACGCGCCTGCGTTCGTACCTGGAGAAGCAGCTGGGGGCTCTTGAGTCGCAGGCTCCTATGGCGCCTGCTGGTCTTGGTGACGCCTGA
- the lspA gene encoding signal peptidase II, which produces MLWKKIDSRAAYGAARLMPGVLVLLIGSVVFVLDQWSKSVALRTLAEGPVAVIGDWVRFRLVFNPGAAFSVGESITPVFTVFQAVVGLGVFVAAWRLRSMWWAVTLGLVFGGATGNLFDRLWRPPSFSYGHVVDFISVGSFPVFNVADSAITVAAVMIFVAAVAGWEAFSVAAPQEGDMKFGEAMSGQERE; this is translated from the coding sequence ATGCTCTGGAAAAAAATCGATTCTCGTGCTGCCTATGGGGCTGCACGGCTGATGCCAGGTGTTCTTGTGTTGCTTATTGGCTCGGTCGTGTTTGTCTTGGATCAGTGGTCGAAGTCTGTGGCTTTGCGCACGTTGGCGGAGGGGCCAGTCGCCGTTATTGGGGATTGGGTTCGTTTTCGTTTGGTTTTTAATCCGGGTGCTGCGTTTTCTGTGGGCGAATCTATTACTCCCGTGTTCACGGTTTTTCAGGCTGTGGTTGGACTGGGAGTGTTCGTGGCTGCCTGGCGTTTGAGGTCTATGTGGTGGGCTGTGACGTTAGGGCTTGTGTTTGGCGGTGCGACTGGAAATCTTTTCGATCGGTTGTGGCGGCCACCTTCGTTTAGTTATGGGCATGTCGTTGATTTCATCTCGGTCGGGTCGTTTCCAGTTTTTAACGTTGCGGATTCGGCAATCACTGTGGCTGCCGTAATGATTTTTGTGGCAGCTGTGGCTGGGTGGGAGGCGTTTTCGGTGGCGGCACCTCAGGAGGGGGATATGAAGTTTGGTGAGGCGATGAGTGGGCAGGAACGCGAATGA
- a CDS encoding RluA family pseudouridine synthase yields MSEVRRLPVPEGLSGERVDAVLARLFGLSRSKGSKLIEAGDVLVDDVVVSKGDRVSAGAILEVSLPGPELPSGLEVKAEPVPGMRIVHDDSDIVVVDKPVGVAAHPSVGWSGPTVVGGLRAAGYRISTSGAPERQGIVSRLDVGTSGLMVVAKSEHAYSVLKQAFRDRTVDKTYHAVVQGLPDPIVGTIDAPIGRHPGHDFKFAVMRSGKPSVTHYEVLEAFREASLIEVHLETGRTHQIRVHFAATGRPCVGDPLYGADPKLAARLGLIRQWLHAMKLGFIHPDSGRYVEFTSSYPADLADAVDLLRAG; encoded by the coding sequence ATGAGTGAAGTGAGACGGTTGCCGGTCCCGGAGGGGCTTAGCGGCGAGCGTGTGGATGCTGTGTTGGCCAGGCTGTTTGGTTTGTCGCGTTCCAAGGGCAGCAAATTGATTGAAGCTGGCGATGTGCTCGTTGATGATGTGGTGGTTTCGAAGGGGGACAGGGTTTCAGCGGGCGCAATTTTGGAAGTGTCTTTGCCGGGGCCAGAGTTGCCTTCTGGTTTAGAGGTTAAGGCTGAGCCTGTTCCGGGTATGCGTATCGTGCATGATGATTCGGACATCGTGGTGGTCGATAAGCCAGTAGGTGTGGCTGCGCATCCCAGTGTGGGGTGGTCTGGTCCGACTGTTGTTGGTGGGTTGCGTGCAGCTGGTTATCGGATCTCTACTTCGGGGGCCCCTGAGCGCCAGGGCATTGTGTCGCGTCTTGATGTAGGGACGAGCGGCTTGATGGTTGTTGCGAAGAGTGAACATGCCTATTCGGTACTCAAGCAGGCTTTCCGTGACCGCACTGTTGACAAGACTTATCACGCTGTTGTGCAAGGGCTGCCGGATCCGATTGTCGGTACTATCGATGCTCCGATCGGAAGGCATCCTGGGCATGATTTCAAGTTTGCTGTTATGCGTTCTGGTAAGCCGAGTGTGACGCATTATGAAGTGCTTGAGGCTTTTCGTGAGGCTTCTCTCATTGAGGTTCATCTAGAGACTGGTCGTACACACCAAATTCGTGTGCATTTTGCAGCGACAGGGCGTCCGTGTGTGGGGGATCCCTTGTATGGAGCTGATCCGAAGCTGGCAGCTCGTCTAGGTTTGATACGCCAATGGCTGCATGCAATGAAACTTGGTTTTATCCATCCGGATTCTGGGCGATACGTGGAATTCACCAGCTCTTATCCTGCGGATCTTGCCGATGCAGTAGATCTTTTGCGTGCAGGATGA
- the ptsP gene encoding phosphoenolpyruvate--protein phosphotransferase — translation MTADRVVLMAPMTGAVVPLEEVPDPVFAKRMVGDGFSIYPMSSELCAPVDGEVIDLHPSKHAVTIRTGEGLEVLMHIGLETVRLDGEGFEALVETGQVVRVGEPLVRFDLAVVSEKATSTLTEVVITNGELVSGVEVVGGLVTVGEDAVARVTLVPGAQLSAQVESAFEGDFVVSEELIIPNPTGMHARPAATLVTLAKELGGESELRYAGKSANATSITSVLALGLTRGSAVQVAARGDNAQKTVERLAAAILSGLGDEIGPDIGSSAAVAVSDSSVDSWSGPRSGDPNLLLGVAASTGLAIGHVRQLHVDIADFAEDASDPAEELRVLDAAIERARQQIVALSERVASDDEKAAIFAAHSEIIADPELRTGAVAQINAGRSAPFAWQQSFMAQAAQLAALRDEVLSGRATDIRDVGRRVLAELTGNAGEVMEFEEGTILVAEDLTPSDTAALDRSKVVGFATTAGGASSHVAIIARSMGIPAVAGIERAALEVPDGTRVILDGAAGTLRMGADDAEIARIEERQAALAAKHEADLSHAHESAVTTDGYSIEVVANIGNVEDARSAMKYGAEGVGLLRSEFIFLGRSSAPSEDEQTSIYREISRSLHPGQPLVIRTLDVGGDKPLPYLPIEREENPFLGVRGVRVGLERPEVLRTQARAILRAADGGTNLQVMFPMIATLEEFRAAKAIFDAEAASLGVARVPLGIMVEVPSVAVMASQFAKEVDFFSVGTNDLTSYTLAMDRGHPKLASQVDPCNPAVLQLIGRAAKAAHSEGKWLGVCGGIASDPQAVPFLIGLGVDELSCSIPAIPEIKAAVRAVSFEDCRVLADKALEASTATEVRALNPLDGQSTSA, via the coding sequence ATGACTGCAGATCGCGTGGTCTTGATGGCACCGATGACTGGTGCTGTTGTGCCCTTGGAGGAGGTCCCCGACCCAGTCTTCGCGAAGAGGATGGTCGGGGATGGTTTCTCCATCTATCCGATGAGTTCGGAGCTGTGTGCGCCTGTAGATGGTGAGGTGATTGATCTTCATCCTTCTAAGCATGCGGTGACTATTCGGACAGGTGAAGGTCTCGAGGTGCTGATGCACATCGGACTTGAGACCGTGCGTCTTGATGGAGAGGGTTTCGAAGCCCTGGTCGAGACTGGACAGGTTGTTCGAGTTGGTGAACCGTTGGTGCGCTTCGATTTGGCAGTCGTCTCTGAGAAAGCAACTAGCACCTTGACCGAGGTGGTTATCACCAATGGCGAGTTGGTCAGTGGTGTTGAGGTCGTTGGTGGATTGGTGACTGTCGGGGAGGATGCTGTCGCTCGAGTCACGCTTGTGCCTGGGGCGCAGCTCTCTGCTCAGGTGGAATCTGCCTTTGAGGGTGATTTTGTTGTTTCCGAAGAGCTGATCATTCCGAATCCAACGGGTATGCACGCGCGTCCGGCTGCCACTTTGGTGACGTTGGCTAAAGAGCTTGGTGGCGAGTCTGAGCTGCGCTATGCAGGAAAATCTGCAAATGCGACGAGTATCACTAGTGTGCTAGCGCTTGGATTGACTCGGGGTTCTGCTGTGCAGGTGGCTGCGCGCGGCGATAACGCGCAGAAGACGGTGGAGCGTTTGGCTGCGGCAATTCTCAGCGGTCTTGGCGACGAAATTGGCCCGGATATAGGTTCTAGTGCCGCTGTGGCTGTAAGTGACTCTTCTGTCGACTCTTGGTCGGGGCCACGGTCAGGGGATCCGAACCTGCTTCTTGGTGTTGCGGCCTCAACAGGATTGGCGATTGGGCATGTTCGGCAGTTGCATGTTGATATTGCTGACTTTGCCGAAGATGCATCTGATCCTGCTGAAGAGTTGCGAGTGCTAGATGCGGCCATTGAGCGGGCGCGTCAGCAGATTGTGGCATTGAGCGAGCGCGTTGCTAGCGACGATGAGAAAGCAGCGATTTTCGCTGCGCATAGTGAGATCATCGCTGACCCCGAGTTGCGGACGGGCGCTGTTGCACAGATTAATGCCGGTAGAAGTGCACCATTTGCTTGGCAGCAGTCGTTTATGGCGCAGGCGGCACAGTTGGCTGCGCTACGTGATGAGGTTTTGTCTGGGCGGGCGACAGATATTCGTGATGTTGGTCGGCGAGTGCTTGCTGAGCTGACAGGCAATGCCGGCGAGGTGATGGAGTTCGAGGAGGGAACCATCCTTGTTGCTGAGGATCTCACTCCCTCTGACACTGCAGCCCTTGATCGCAGCAAGGTTGTTGGGTTTGCTACTACCGCTGGTGGAGCCTCGAGCCACGTAGCGATTATTGCCCGCAGCATGGGGATCCCTGCGGTGGCTGGTATTGAGCGCGCAGCGTTGGAAGTGCCTGATGGAACGCGGGTTATTCTCGATGGTGCAGCTGGCACCTTGCGTATGGGAGCCGATGATGCCGAGATCGCGCGTATTGAAGAACGTCAGGCAGCATTAGCTGCTAAGCACGAGGCAGACCTATCTCACGCGCATGAGAGTGCGGTGACGACGGATGGATACTCCATCGAGGTTGTAGCCAACATTGGCAACGTTGAGGATGCACGTTCGGCGATGAAATATGGCGCCGAGGGTGTTGGCTTGTTGCGGAGTGAGTTTATCTTCTTGGGGCGTTCGTCTGCTCCAAGTGAAGATGAGCAGACGAGTATTTATCGCGAGATCTCACGTTCGCTGCATCCAGGGCAACCGTTGGTGATTCGCACGCTTGATGTGGGTGGGGATAAGCCATTGCCCTATCTACCTATTGAGCGTGAAGAAAACCCCTTCCTCGGTGTTCGGGGAGTGCGTGTGGGATTGGAGCGCCCGGAGGTGTTGCGCACCCAGGCCAGGGCGATTCTTCGCGCCGCAGATGGTGGCACGAATTTGCAGGTCATGTTCCCGATGATCGCTACTCTTGAAGAATTCCGTGCCGCGAAAGCGATCTTTGATGCTGAGGCTGCTTCCCTTGGTGTAGCGCGTGTGCCGTTGGGAATCATGGTTGAGGTTCCTTCTGTGGCTGTGATGGCTTCACAATTCGCAAAAGAAGTCGATTTCTTTAGTGTCGGCACCAATGATTTGACGAGTTACACGCTTGCGATGGATCGCGGGCACCCTAAGCTGGCCAGTCAGGTGGATCCGTGCAATCCGGCGGTTCTACAACTGATTGGTCGAGCAGCGAAAGCTGCACATTCTGAAGGAAAGTGGCTGGGAGTTTGCGGCGGAATAGCTTCTGATCCTCAAGCCGTTCCTTTCCTTATTGGGCTTGGCGTGGATGAGCTTTCGTGCTCTATTCCTGCCATCCCGGAGATTAAAGCCGCAGTACGTGCGGTTTCATTTGAAGACTGTCGTGTGCTGGCCGACAAAGCCCTTGAAGCTAGCACTGCGACTGAGGTGAGAGCCCTCAATCCCCTTGATGGTCAGTCCACGTCGGCCTGA
- a CDS encoding glucose PTS transporter subunit IIA — translation MANNEASEILAGVGGANNVVSLTHCATRLRFQLVDSSKVDAAALEQLPVVMGAVPQSGDRYQVVIGGHVDSVYNHIMALPGMAEGGSGKKSFEDEMAATKAAARAGGIRGKSAAIDSFFEFLSDSFRPIIGALLGASLFITFMSLMATLQVIGNWADPRVQLDGGWPFINLMWQGVFTFLPLMIAYNASKKLGADPWVGFGIMAVLMLPAFSEGLGKMAGTATVFGSEVKIFSVFGLPLTIFNYGSSVFPPLLMAAVLGPLYKGLKKIIPTSLHLIFVPFIAMLIMIPLTAFLIGPIGVYAGAAIGQVLKSINDFNALIFAIVIPLAYPFMVPLGLHWPINAIMLLNIQTLGYDFIQGPMGAWNFACFGATAGVLFLAVKNKEVQMRQTATGALAAGLLGGISEPSLYGIHLRYKRIYPRMLIGCGLGGLVVGLGGGLQTKAFVFTSLLTIPAFDNVLLYTIAIAVAFFTAMILVIVADYMTPEERAAQRAALATAEDGVVATEEEKPAVAEVIVGDRKNIPSPLQGVVKPLSSVSDDAFAIGAVGPGVAIEVTGTEVFAPADGTVSFIAQGGQAVGVQLENGVELLVHIGTGTASLGGRGFEAHVKRGDKVSAGHKLVTFDPAVIREAGHPLLSPVVVSNRNEFSLVEGVASGEVKVGDELIVAVAQVMTEPAGA, via the coding sequence ATGGCAAATAATGAAGCGAGCGAGATTCTCGCTGGCGTTGGTGGGGCAAACAATGTCGTAAGCCTCACACACTGTGCCACCCGCTTGCGGTTTCAGCTGGTGGACAGCTCCAAGGTAGACGCGGCTGCCTTGGAACAACTCCCCGTGGTTATGGGGGCCGTGCCGCAATCCGGTGATCGGTACCAGGTAGTTATTGGCGGTCACGTCGATAGCGTCTATAACCACATCATGGCCTTGCCAGGCATGGCTGAGGGTGGTAGCGGAAAGAAATCTTTCGAGGACGAGATGGCAGCGACCAAGGCTGCAGCTCGGGCTGGGGGAATTCGGGGGAAGTCCGCAGCAATTGACTCCTTCTTCGAGTTCCTCTCTGACAGCTTCAGGCCGATTATTGGCGCGTTGCTCGGTGCTTCGTTGTTCATCACGTTCATGTCGTTGATGGCGACTTTGCAAGTTATTGGCAACTGGGCTGATCCGCGGGTGCAACTTGACGGTGGATGGCCGTTCATTAACTTGATGTGGCAGGGTGTCTTCACCTTCTTGCCCTTGATGATCGCCTACAACGCTTCTAAAAAGCTGGGTGCGGATCCGTGGGTCGGATTCGGCATCATGGCTGTGTTGATGTTGCCAGCCTTCTCTGAAGGCCTCGGCAAGATGGCCGGCACCGCAACTGTGTTCGGGTCTGAGGTGAAGATCTTCTCTGTCTTTGGTTTGCCGTTGACGATCTTTAACTACGGCAGCTCAGTGTTCCCACCTCTTCTTATGGCTGCGGTTCTTGGCCCCTTGTACAAGGGGTTGAAGAAGATCATTCCGACGAGCTTGCATCTGATCTTCGTCCCATTCATAGCCATGCTCATTATGATCCCGCTTACTGCGTTCCTGATTGGTCCTATCGGGGTTTATGCAGGCGCGGCTATTGGGCAGGTCCTTAAGTCCATTAATGACTTCAACGCACTGATTTTTGCGATTGTCATTCCTTTGGCCTACCCGTTCATGGTGCCGTTGGGTCTGCACTGGCCTATCAATGCAATCATGCTGCTCAACATTCAGACCCTTGGGTATGACTTCATCCAAGGTCCAATGGGTGCATGGAACTTCGCCTGCTTTGGTGCAACGGCTGGTGTTTTGTTCTTGGCGGTTAAGAACAAAGAGGTTCAGATGCGCCAGACCGCTACGGGGGCTTTGGCTGCGGGTCTGCTAGGTGGTATTTCTGAGCCGAGCCTTTATGGAATTCACTTGCGTTACAAGCGCATCTATCCTCGAATGCTCATCGGGTGTGGTCTAGGCGGTTTGGTCGTCGGCCTTGGTGGTGGTTTGCAAACGAAGGCATTCGTCTTCACCTCACTGCTCACTATCCCTGCGTTTGACAATGTGCTTCTGTACACCATTGCCATTGCTGTCGCTTTCTTCACAGCAATGATTTTGGTCATTGTCGCGGACTACATGACTCCTGAAGAGCGTGCAGCTCAGCGCGCGGCACTTGCTACTGCTGAAGATGGAGTCGTCGCTACGGAGGAGGAGAAGCCAGCCGTTGCCGAGGTGATTGTTGGTGACCGGAAGAACATTCCTTCTCCGCTTCAGGGCGTTGTTAAGCCGCTCTCTTCTGTTTCTGATGATGCTTTCGCTATCGGCGCTGTTGGCCCTGGTGTGGCAATCGAAGTAACTGGCACAGAGGTCTTTGCGCCTGCTGATGGCACAGTGAGCTTCATTGCTCAGGGCGGGCAGGCTGTGGGAGTTCAGCTCGAGAATGGTGTTGAGCTTCTCGTGCACATCGGAACAGGGACTGCCTCTCTTGGCGGTCGAGGCTTCGAGGCCCACGTGAAGCGTGGAGACAAGGTCTCTGCTGGTCATAAACTAGTTACCTTCGATCCCGCTGTCATCCGTGAGGCGGGGCACCCGCTGCTTTCGCCAGTGGTTGTTTCTAACCGCAACGAGTTCTCGCTCGTGGAGGGCGTTGCCAGTGGTGAGGTCAAGGTCGGCGATGAGCTGATCGTGGCTGTTGCTCAGGTGATGACTGAACCAGCTGGTGCATGA